A region from the uncultured Bacteroides sp. genome encodes:
- a CDS encoding UDP-glucose/GDP-mannose dehydrogenase family protein: MNIAVVGTGYVGLVSGTCFAEMGVNVTCVDVNEEKIQSLLNGKVPIYEPGLDEMVLRNYKEGRLRFTTDLISCIDDVDIIFSAVGTPPDEDGSADLKYVLEVARTVGRNMKKYLVLVTKSTVPVGTAKKVKAVIQEELEKRAIDLEFDVASNPEFLKEGAAISDFMSPDRVVVGVESEKAKEILTSLYRPMMLNNFRVIFTDIPSAEMIKYAANSMLATRISFMNDIANLCELVGANVNMVRKGIGSDSRIGSKFLYPGCGYGGSCFPKDVKALIKTAEKSGYTMSVLEAVEEVNENQKSILFNKLSKHYKGELQGKAIALWGLAFKPETDDMREATALVTIDLLLKAGCKVCVYDPVAMEECERRIGDVVEYATDMYDAILNADALLLLTEWKQFRLPSWRVIKKAMNTPLIIDGRNIYDAHEMEGLGIEYYCIGR, encoded by the coding sequence ATGAATATAGCAGTAGTTGGTACAGGGTATGTAGGCTTAGTGAGTGGCACATGTTTTGCAGAAATGGGTGTAAATGTAACTTGCGTAGATGTAAACGAAGAAAAGATTCAAAGTCTTTTGAATGGTAAAGTCCCTATTTACGAGCCTGGTCTGGATGAAATGGTCTTGCGTAACTACAAGGAAGGGCGATTACGCTTTACTACTGACTTAATTTCTTGTATAGATGATGTTGATATTATATTTAGCGCAGTTGGTACTCCTCCGGATGAAGATGGTTCTGCTGATCTGAAATATGTTCTTGAAGTAGCACGGACTGTAGGACGTAACATGAAGAAATATTTGGTGTTGGTTACCAAGAGTACGGTACCTGTAGGTACGGCTAAAAAAGTAAAGGCTGTTATTCAAGAAGAGTTGGAGAAAAGAGCTATTGATCTTGAATTTGATGTAGCGTCTAATCCTGAATTTTTGAAAGAAGGAGCAGCAATCAGTGATTTCATGAGTCCTGACCGCGTAGTAGTGGGAGTAGAGTCTGAAAAGGCGAAAGAGATATTGACTTCTCTTTATCGTCCAATGATGCTAAACAATTTCCGAGTGATTTTTACTGATATACCTTCAGCTGAGATGATTAAATATGCGGCTAACTCAATGCTAGCAACTCGTATCAGTTTCATGAACGATATCGCCAACTTGTGTGAGTTAGTAGGTGCCAATGTAAACATGGTACGTAAAGGTATTGGTTCTGATTCTCGTATTGGCAGTAAGTTCTTGTATCCGGGTTGTGGATACGGTGGTTCTTGTTTTCCTAAAGATGTGAAGGCATTGATTAAAACAGCGGAGAAAAGCGGTTATACAATGAGTGTATTGGAAGCAGTAGAGGAGGTGAATGAGAATCAGAAGTCTATTCTGTTTAATAAATTAAGTAAGCATTACAAAGGTGAATTACAAGGTAAGGCTATTGCACTGTGGGGCTTGGCGTTTAAGCCGGAAACAGATGACATGCGGGAAGCTACGGCATTGGTTACTATTGATTTATTGCTAAAAGCTGGTTGTAAGGTTTGTGTATATGATCCTGTGGCAATGGAGGAATGTGAAAGGAGAATAGGTGATGTAGTAGAATATGCAACGGATATGTATGATGCTATTCTGAACGCAGATGCTTTGCTGTTACTTACTGAATGGAAGCAGTTTCGTTTGCCTAGTTGGAGAGTCATTAAAAAGGCGATGAATACACCGTTGATTATCGATGGAAGAAATATTTATGATGCTCATGAAATGGAAGGTCTGGGTATAGAGTATTATTGTATAGGAAGATAA
- the rfbD gene encoding dTDP-4-dehydrorhamnose reductase: MQTILVTGADGQLGNEMRRVSVNSLNHYIFTDVSDLDITDREAVDFFMKSEGVNVVVNCAAYTNVDKAEDDFAAAALINDKAVENLAIVCREMNAGLIHVSTDYVFQGDKNKAYTEDEPTNPLGAYGRTKLAGELRILESGCQYLIFRTSWLYSMFGVNFVKTMQRITREKHSLKVVSDQVGTPTYAADLAVVIYDAIGEKHYLKHPGIYHFSNEGVCSWYDFAREIATLSGNVCNIQPCHSDEFPSKVKRPDFSVLDKTKVKETFGITVPYWRDSLVKCINELRAKSNAR; the protein is encoded by the coding sequence ATGCAAACAATTTTGGTTACCGGGGCCGATGGGCAATTGGGTAACGAGATGAGACGGGTGTCTGTAAATAGCCTGAATCATTACATTTTTACGGATGTATCTGATTTGGACATTACGGATAGGGAAGCTGTCGACTTTTTCATGAAGAGTGAGGGGGTGAACGTAGTGGTGAATTGTGCAGCTTATACTAACGTAGACAAGGCGGAAGATGATTTTGCTGCGGCGGCTTTGATTAACGACAAGGCGGTAGAGAATCTGGCTATTGTTTGCCGGGAGATGAATGCGGGGCTGATTCATGTTTCGACGGATTATGTGTTTCAGGGAGATAAAAACAAGGCGTATACGGAGGATGAGCCGACGAATCCGCTGGGTGCCTACGGGCGTACCAAGCTGGCGGGGGAGTTGCGTATATTGGAGTCGGGCTGTCAATATCTGATTTTTCGCACTTCCTGGCTCTATTCGATGTTTGGTGTTAATTTTGTAAAAACCATGCAACGGATTACGCGCGAGAAACATAGTCTGAAAGTGGTGTCCGATCAGGTGGGAACGCCTACGTATGCGGCAGATCTGGCCGTTGTAATTTATGATGCGATAGGCGAGAAGCACTATCTCAAACATCCGGGTATTTATCATTTCAGTAATGAAGGGGTGTGCTCGTGGTACGACTTTGCCCGGGAGATTGCTACGCTGAGCGGCAATGTGTGTAACATTCAGCCTTGCCACAGCGATGAATTTCCGAGTAAGGTGAAGCGCCCCGACTTTTCGGTGCTCGATAAGACTAAGGTGAAGGAAACATTCGGCATAACGGTGCCTTACTGGAGGGATTCGTTGGTGAAGTGCATTAATGAATTGCGCGCAAAATCGAATGCAAGATAA
- the rfbA gene encoding glucose-1-phosphate thymidylyltransferase RfbA, which yields MKGIVLAGGSGTRLYPITKGVSKQLLPIFDKPMVYYPISVLMLAGIREILIISTPTDLPGFKRLLGDGSDYGVRLEYAEQPSPDGLAQAFIIGDKFIGDDSACLVLGDNIFHGQSFTRMLTEAVRMAEEENKATVFGYYVSDPERYGVAEFDKEGNVLSLEEKPTEPKSNYAVVGLYFYPNKIVSVAKNIKPSARGELEITTVNQRFLENKELKVQLLGRGFAWLDTGTHDSLSEASTFIEVIEKRQGLKIACLEGIAFNHGWITADKLRELAKPMLKNQYGQYLLKLADER from the coding sequence ATGAAAGGAATAGTATTAGCCGGAGGATCAGGTACACGTTTGTATCCCATCACCAAAGGGGTAAGTAAACAACTACTCCCTATCTTTGATAAGCCAATGGTTTATTATCCGATATCAGTACTGATGTTAGCGGGTATACGAGAGATTTTGATTATCTCTACGCCAACGGATTTACCGGGTTTTAAACGTCTGCTGGGTGATGGTTCTGATTATGGCGTTCGTTTAGAATATGCGGAACAGCCTTCACCAGATGGTTTGGCGCAGGCGTTCATCATAGGTGATAAATTCATAGGCGATGATTCTGCCTGTTTGGTGCTGGGTGATAATATCTTTCATGGGCAGAGCTTTACACGCATGCTGACGGAAGCTGTACGCATGGCTGAAGAGGAGAACAAGGCTACTGTGTTTGGGTATTATGTGAGTGATCCTGAACGTTATGGAGTGGCGGAGTTCGACAAGGAGGGCAATGTACTCAGTCTTGAAGAGAAACCGACTGAACCGAAATCTAATTATGCGGTAGTGGGACTTTATTTTTATCCGAATAAGATCGTTTCAGTTGCGAAAAATATTAAGCCTTCCGCTCGTGGAGAATTGGAGATCACTACGGTAAATCAGCGTTTTCTGGAAAATAAAGAGTTGAAGGTTCAACTTTTGGGACGTGGCTTTGCTTGGTTGGATACGGGTACCCATGATTCGCTCAGTGAGGCGAGCACGTTTATCGAGGTGATTGAGAAACGCCAAGGACTGAAGATTGCCTGCTTGGAAGGCATTGCTTTCAATCATGGTTGGATCACGGCCGATAAATTACGAGAACTGGCTAAGCCGATGTTGAAGAATCAGTATGGGCAATATTTGCTTAAATTAGCGGACGAACGATAA
- a CDS encoding HU family DNA-binding protein — translation MPKSVMYSVVERKNPSIKDAPVKYYAQAQSSGDVDSDEMAERIEKNCTVTRADVTAVLTALEDTISEGLQKGEIVRLGKLGSFQIGLNGKGADTEKEFSVSLIKQAKINFRPGTALSKILPGLSYSKVSKIANRSTTPDDGEVPDPDDPGNGGGGEEDPDA, via the coding sequence ATGCCAAAATCAGTAATGTATTCCGTGGTGGAGCGTAAGAATCCTTCCATCAAAGACGCGCCGGTGAAGTATTATGCACAAGCGCAATCCAGTGGCGATGTAGACAGCGACGAAATGGCCGAGCGCATCGAGAAAAACTGTACGGTGACCCGTGCAGACGTAACCGCAGTGCTCACCGCACTCGAAGATACCATTTCCGAAGGGCTTCAAAAGGGTGAGATTGTGCGCCTGGGCAAGTTGGGTAGCTTCCAGATCGGCCTGAACGGTAAAGGGGCGGATACGGAAAAAGAATTCTCCGTGTCACTCATTAAGCAGGCCAAGATTAACTTCCGTCCCGGCACGGCGCTTTCTAAAATTCTTCCGGGGCTGAGCTATTCCAAGGTAAGCAAGATTGCCAACAGGAGCACCACTCCCGACGACGGAGAGGTGCCCGACCCCGATGATCCCGGCAATGGCGGTGGCGGTGAGGAGGATCCTGATGCTTAA
- a CDS encoding polysaccharide pyruvyl transferase family protein: MKFKKIALITILDNINLGTYLQALALGLVFKQKGCEVEIIDYHRKVTTLTYVIKTTFKKNVVKILYNILYNIPETFYLKNKDRRFLRNYLSFSSIKYTSYQALKTNPPKADIYVTGSDQVWNSVYNRGIERAFYLDFLPLNTTACRAAYAASIGMDMFPKDEVKETKSLIARYDYLSVRETHAKKILNEIGFDNVEIVLDPTLLLSKSDWAKLINNNVFFKREQYLLIYSVETNKENSIIKNIATQIAKEKGYAIYNVSCNDYFHKLSFCDRNYMRATPDLFLSLMYNADFIVASSFHGTAFSINMNKEFLSITPNKFNSRVNSLLDLFDLKNRLVTDFNFQYENMEFIDYNKINVLLKKERATSLMYIDKVIESDRSL, translated from the coding sequence ATGAAATTTAAAAAAATTGCTTTAATTACTATTCTGGATAATATTAATTTGGGTACTTACTTACAAGCACTTGCTTTAGGGCTTGTTTTTAAACAGAAAGGATGTGAAGTTGAAATAATAGATTATCATAGGAAAGTCACAACTTTAACGTATGTAATAAAAACAACTTTTAAAAAAAACGTAGTAAAAATATTGTATAATATATTATATAATATTCCGGAGACATTTTATTTAAAAAACAAGGATCGTCGATTTTTGCGCAATTATTTATCTTTTTCTTCTATTAAGTATACATCATATCAGGCTTTAAAAACGAATCCTCCTAAAGCTGATATTTATGTTACGGGTAGTGATCAGGTATGGAATAGTGTTTATAATCGTGGTATAGAGAGGGCTTTTTATTTGGATTTTTTGCCTCTTAATACTACCGCTTGCAGAGCTGCATATGCTGCGAGTATTGGTATGGATATGTTTCCAAAGGACGAAGTTAAAGAGACTAAATCTTTAATAGCGAGATATGATTATCTTTCTGTTCGTGAAACTCATGCTAAAAAAATACTAAATGAAATAGGCTTTGACAATGTAGAAATTGTACTTGATCCCACTCTGTTGTTGTCTAAATCTGATTGGGCTAAGTTGATTAATAATAATGTTTTTTTTAAAAGAGAGCAATATCTGTTGATATACAGTGTTGAAACGAATAAAGAGAATTCTATAATCAAGAATATCGCTACTCAGATAGCGAAAGAGAAAGGATATGCTATCTACAATGTCTCATGTAATGACTACTTTCATAAATTGAGCTTCTGTGATCGGAATTATATGAGAGCAACTCCAGATCTTTTCTTAAGTTTAATGTATAATGCTGACTTTATTGTAGCTAGCTCATTTCATGGTACTGCTTTCTCTATAAATATGAATAAAGAATTTTTGTCTATTACTCCGAATAAATTTAATTCAAGAGTAAATAGTCTATTAGACTTATTTGATTTAAAAAATCGCTTGGTGACAGATTTTAATTTTCAATATGAGAATATGGAATTTATTGATTATAATAAAATAAATGTTTTGTTAAAAAAAGAAAGAGCTACGTCTCTTATGTATATTGATAAAGTAATTGAATCAGATAGGTCGCTATAA
- a CDS encoding acyltransferase family protein yields the protein MRDNKISIAKGIGIILMVIGHSGCPDFLHDFIYMFHMPLFFFLSGYFFKYDYVLNNKKDFALKRFKGLYVPYVKWAFLFLLLHNVFYYLNVYNSMYGFKDSVSSLYSIKEFAYRLYLIFCKMSGAEQLLGGYWFLRELLLAALISMFGLILFRNHKILFLFSTLIGTVLFSYLNFHIPFLGINYRTLLSTSIYVGGSIYFAKEKFILYNSTMLFLVALSVGLAAFFMPLTMMNVVGWKIGYLFVVAFLGIYLVLNISKYLSNTPLSKGLIYIGDNTIIILTFHFLSFKLVNLLQIAHYRLDIRELAKFPVIDGNNTYYWLLYCIVGVSVPLLIGAILNYCNNKIRSWRL from the coding sequence ATGCGTGACAATAAGATTTCAATAGCAAAAGGTATAGGTATCATATTAATGGTTATTGGACATAGCGGTTGTCCTGATTTCCTTCATGATTTTATATATATGTTTCATATGCCATTATTCTTTTTTCTTTCTGGCTATTTCTTTAAGTATGATTATGTTTTAAATAATAAAAAAGATTTTGCTCTAAAAAGATTCAAAGGACTTTATGTTCCTTATGTAAAATGGGCTTTTTTATTTCTTCTATTGCATAATGTGTTTTATTATTTGAATGTATATAATTCGATGTATGGATTCAAGGATAGTGTCTCATCTTTGTATTCAATAAAAGAGTTTGCATATAGACTTTATCTGATATTTTGTAAAATGTCAGGAGCTGAACAGTTGTTAGGTGGCTATTGGTTCTTACGAGAACTTCTATTGGCTGCTTTGATTTCAATGTTTGGACTTATATTGTTTAGAAATCATAAGATTTTATTCTTGTTTTCTACATTAATAGGGACCGTTTTATTTAGCTACCTGAATTTTCATATTCCATTTTTAGGCATAAATTACAGAACGTTATTATCTACTAGTATTTATGTTGGCGGTTCTATTTATTTTGCAAAAGAAAAGTTCATTCTTTATAATAGTACTATGCTTTTTTTAGTTGCCTTGTCTGTTGGACTAGCTGCTTTTTTTATGCCTTTAACGATGATGAATGTTGTTGGATGGAAAATTGGATATTTGTTTGTCGTAGCATTTCTTGGTATCTATTTGGTTTTAAATATATCAAAATATTTGTCAAATACACCTCTGTCAAAAGGATTAATTTATATAGGAGATAATACTATAATTATTCTAACTTTTCATTTTTTATCTTTTAAGTTAGTTAATTTGTTGCAGATAGCTCATTATCGTTTGGATATAAGAGAACTTGCTAAATTTCCTGTAATTGATGGGAACAATACTTATTATTGGTTATTATATTGTATCGTTGGAGTGTCTGTCCCTTTATTAATTGGGGCTATTTTGAATTATTGTAATAATAAAATAAGATCATGGAGGTTATAA
- a CDS encoding glycoside hydrolase family 27 protein — protein MNYMKKKSLFLYMALFFTASATAQTDFREWAPTPPMGWNSWDCYGPTVTEPEVKANADYMAKYLKEYGWQYIVVDIRWFIENDKAGGYNQTDPRYVMDGYGRYQPAVNRFPSAANGKGFKPLADYIHSLGLKFGIHIMRGIPKEAVNAKLPIKDANGVTADQIYSTELQCQWLKDNYTIVADKPGAQEYYNSIMELYASWGVDFIKIDDLSRPYHQSEIELIRKAIDATRRPIVLSTSPGETPLAKAEHVSNHANMWRMVDDVWDTWHHLTHLMEVAQGWYPYIRPGTWPDCDMIPLGRISIRGERGEDRMTRLTKNEQYSLMTFFTIFRSPLMFGGDLPSNDQFTLSLLTNVEVLKMHRESTAVRQLYFKDGKLAITSVHPKTGDIYLALFNLADNNDATIEVSLQDLNIQGECEVIDLWKNKSIGSFSKTFKQQLAPHACGLYCFKAG, from the coding sequence ATGAATTACATGAAGAAAAAAAGTCTCTTTCTTTACATGGCTCTGTTTTTCACAGCCTCTGCAACTGCACAAACAGATTTTAGAGAATGGGCCCCCACCCCTCCTATGGGATGGAACAGCTGGGACTGCTACGGCCCCACGGTAACCGAACCCGAAGTAAAAGCCAACGCCGACTACATGGCTAAATACTTAAAAGAATACGGGTGGCAATACATTGTGGTTGATATCCGCTGGTTTATAGAAAATGATAAAGCCGGGGGCTATAACCAAACCGACCCGCGCTATGTAATGGACGGCTACGGAAGATACCAACCGGCAGTGAATCGCTTTCCATCGGCAGCCAACGGAAAAGGCTTTAAACCACTAGCCGACTATATCCATTCTTTAGGACTGAAGTTCGGCATCCACATTATGAGAGGCATCCCTAAAGAAGCTGTTAATGCCAAACTCCCTATCAAGGACGCAAACGGTGTTACCGCCGATCAAATCTACTCCACCGAGCTGCAATGCCAATGGTTAAAAGATAACTATACCATCGTTGCAGACAAACCGGGAGCACAGGAATACTACAATTCCATTATGGAACTATACGCTTCATGGGGAGTAGATTTTATCAAAATCGACGATTTGTCACGTCCCTATCATCAAAGTGAAATAGAACTTATCCGCAAAGCCATTGATGCCACGAGGCGCCCCATCGTGCTAAGCACCTCTCCCGGTGAAACACCTTTGGCTAAAGCCGAACACGTATCGAATCATGCCAATATGTGGCGTATGGTAGACGATGTATGGGACACCTGGCATCATTTAACCCACCTCATGGAAGTGGCGCAAGGATGGTATCCCTATATTCGTCCGGGTACCTGGCCCGATTGCGATATGATTCCCCTCGGACGCATCTCTATCCGTGGAGAACGGGGCGAAGACCGAATGACACGCCTCACTAAAAACGAACAATACTCATTGATGACTTTCTTCACCATATTTCGCTCTCCGCTAATGTTCGGCGGCGATTTGCCCAGCAATGACCAATTTACTCTCTCTCTGCTCACGAATGTCGAAGTATTAAAAATGCATCGTGAGAGCACTGCTGTCCGCCAACTTTATTTTAAAGACGGAAAGCTCGCCATTACCTCCGTTCATCCTAAAACAGGAGACATCTATCTCGCATTGTTCAATTTAGCCGACAACAACGATGCCACTATAGAAGTCTCACTTCAGGATTTAAACATTCAGGGAGAATGCGAGGTCATTGATTTATGGAAAAACAAGTCAATTGGTTCTTTTTCCAAAACGTTTAAACAACAATTGGCTCCCCACGCTTGCGGGTTGTATTGTTTCAAAGCCGGATAA
- the rfbC gene encoding dTDP-4-dehydrorhamnose 3,5-epimerase has product MEVIKTALEGVVIIEPCVFADARGYFFESFSQKEFEEKVYKTTFVQDNESKSSYGVLRGLHFQKPPFAQSKLVRVVQGAVLDVAVDIRKGSPTFGQHVAVELTAGNHRQFFVPRGFAHGFVVLSEEVVFQYKCDNFYAPQSEGALAWDDPDLAIDWQVPADKILLSEKDKVHVRLKDADWLFDYKEDMYRSIKMTENEI; this is encoded by the coding sequence ATGGAGGTTATAAAAACTGCCCTGGAGGGGGTTGTAATCATAGAACCTTGTGTGTTTGCGGATGCGCGTGGTTATTTTTTTGAATCGTTTTCTCAGAAAGAATTTGAAGAGAAAGTATATAAGACTACTTTTGTACAGGATAATGAATCAAAATCGAGCTACGGAGTATTGCGTGGATTGCATTTTCAGAAACCACCGTTTGCACAAAGCAAGTTGGTGCGGGTAGTGCAGGGGGCGGTGCTCGATGTAGCGGTGGATATCAGGAAGGGTTCGCCTACTTTCGGCCAGCATGTGGCTGTGGAGTTGACGGCCGGGAATCATAGACAGTTCTTTGTTCCCCGTGGTTTTGCGCACGGATTTGTGGTATTGTCTGAAGAGGTGGTATTTCAATATAAATGTGATAATTTTTATGCTCCGCAGAGTGAAGGGGCTTTGGCTTGGGATGATCCTGATCTGGCTATCGACTGGCAGGTTCCTGCGGATAAGATTTTGCTTTCGGAGAAAGATAAAGTGCATGTCCGGCTAAAGGATGCTGACTGGTTGTTCGATTACAAAGAGGATATGTATAGAAGCATTAAAATGACGGAAAATGAAATTTAA
- a CDS encoding nitroreductase family protein, with the protein MDLKNTINSLLPLKIRSTRSLFLSYYYDYKRYCKYAVFGNRIDSEKQFRGVLTYHYHVIEKGLTMPEPRLGFAKEKISFLIHLCERYMDKKYDLSALAFIHSVEILNEYVKFHVERNYLLDDDVVLKIHQLSKYTGIQNFVKQSYISRDVFFAHRRDSFDLFSMSRHTVRNYSSKKIQLDILHRCVELAQNTPSACNRQPNRVYIVKNRDAINSVLSLQNGNRGFGNLADALIVFTSEISVFRESSERHEAYLNSGMYIMTFINALHYHEIGSCSLNWSVSARKDKALRKLLNIPASEAVCMILSCGYVPDFFHLASSPKASWKEICIDVL; encoded by the coding sequence ATGGATTTAAAAAATACTATTAACTCGCTACTACCTTTGAAAATTAGAAGTACTCGTTCTCTTTTTTTATCATATTACTATGATTATAAAAGGTATTGTAAATACGCTGTTTTTGGGAATAGAATAGATTCAGAAAAACAATTTAGAGGAGTCTTGACTTATCATTATCATGTTATAGAAAAGGGATTAACTATGCCTGAACCAAGATTGGGCTTTGCTAAGGAGAAAATATCTTTTTTGATTCATTTATGTGAAAGATATATGGATAAAAAATATGATTTATCAGCATTAGCATTTATTCATTCTGTGGAGATTTTAAATGAATATGTTAAGTTTCACGTAGAAAGAAATTATTTATTAGATGATGATGTAGTCTTAAAAATTCATCAATTGTCTAAATATACTGGTATCCAAAATTTTGTAAAGCAAAGTTATATTAGTAGAGATGTTTTTTTTGCTCATAGGCGAGACTCTTTTGATCTATTTTCGATGTCAAGGCATACTGTCAGAAATTATTCTTCGAAAAAAATACAATTAGATATTTTACATCGTTGCGTAGAATTGGCTCAAAACACCCCTTCTGCTTGTAACAGGCAGCCCAATCGTGTTTATATCGTTAAGAATAGGGATGCTATAAACAGTGTATTATCTTTGCAAAATGGGAATAGAGGATTTGGTAATTTAGCAGATGCTTTAATTGTTTTTACTTCTGAAATATCTGTTTTTAGAGAGAGTTCTGAGCGACATGAAGCGTATTTAAATTCAGGTATGTATATTATGACGTTTATAAATGCCTTGCATTATCATGAAATAGGTTCTTGTTCTTTGAATTGGAGTGTATCTGCTCGGAAAGATAAAGCTTTGAGGAAATTATTGAATATTCCTGCAAGCGAAGCTGTATGTATGATTTTGTCATGTGGTTATGTTCCTGATTTTTTTCATTTAGCTTCTTCTCCTAAAGCTTCATGGAAAGAAATCTGCATAGATGTATTATAA
- the rfbB gene encoding dTDP-glucose 4,6-dehydratase: MKFKRNLLITGGAGFIGSHVVRLFVNKYPEYHIINLDKLTYAGNLANLTDIEEMPNYTFVRADICDFDKMMELFKTFSIDGVIHLAAESHVDRSIKDPFTFAQTNVMGTLSLLQAAKLSWEGAFEGKRFYHISTDEVYGALHFEDTFFTETTKYDPHSPYSASKAGSDHFVRAFHDTYGLPTVVTNCSNNYGPYQFPEKLIPLFINNIRHGKPLPVYGKGENVRDWLYVVDHARAIDVIFHEGKTADTYNIGGFNEWKNIDLIKVIIKTVDRLLGNAEGTSEKLITYVTDRAGHDLRYAIDSTKLKNELGWEPSLQFEEGIEKTVCWYLDNQEWMDSITSGEYEKYYESMYTNR, translated from the coding sequence ATGAAATTTAAAAGAAACCTATTAATAACGGGTGGAGCGGGATTTATCGGCTCGCACGTGGTGCGTCTGTTTGTGAACAAATACCCGGAGTATCACATCATCAATCTCGATAAGCTGACGTATGCGGGTAATCTGGCCAACCTGACGGATATTGAGGAGATGCCGAACTATACGTTTGTACGGGCGGATATCTGCGATTTCGATAAGATGATGGAGTTGTTTAAAACGTTCTCTATCGACGGGGTCATTCATTTGGCTGCGGAGAGCCATGTGGATCGAAGTATCAAAGATCCGTTTACGTTTGCGCAAACGAATGTGATGGGTACGCTGTCGTTGCTTCAGGCTGCTAAGTTGAGCTGGGAGGGTGCTTTTGAGGGCAAACGTTTCTACCATATCTCTACGGATGAGGTGTATGGAGCGTTGCATTTTGAGGATACGTTCTTTACGGAAACGACAAAGTACGATCCGCACAGTCCGTATTCGGCCAGTAAGGCGGGCAGCGACCACTTTGTACGGGCATTTCATGACACGTATGGTCTGCCTACGGTCGTTACTAATTGTAGCAATAACTACGGGCCGTATCAGTTTCCCGAGAAGCTGATTCCGCTCTTTATCAATAATATCCGTCACGGGAAACCGTTACCTGTTTATGGGAAAGGGGAGAACGTGCGCGATTGGCTGTATGTGGTGGATCATGCACGAGCCATTGATGTAATTTTTCATGAGGGTAAGACAGCGGATACGTACAACATCGGTGGCTTTAATGAATGGAAGAATATCGACCTGATTAAGGTGATCATCAAAACGGTGGATCGCTTGCTGGGCAATGCCGAGGGAACGAGTGAGAAACTGATCACGTATGTAACAGATCGTGCGGGACATGATTTGCGTTATGCCATCGATTCTACCAAACTGAAGAATGAACTGGGCTGGGAACCTTCCTTGCAGTTCGAAGAGGGCATTGAGAAGACGGTGTGCTGGTATCTCGACAATCAGGAGTGGATGGATAGCATCACTTCGGGAGAATATGAGAAGTATTATGAATCTATGTATACTAATCGATGA